The genomic window CCAACCGTTGTAATCCGACACCATTGTATTTGAAAGAGTTTCTGCGTCTTCCATAGATAATTGCACATTGTCCTTTAGAATATGGTCAGTGTACACCTTATAGACTGCACCACTTTTTGCCTTTTCATCAAAAACAGAAACGATTCTGCTGTCCTTAAGAGCATTAGGGTCTTTTTCGTGAAGAATAAGGTAAGTTTTGTCGTTAAATCTAAAACCATAGCCACGATAATTTTCGTCGTCGTGTAACATTGTTCCTTCCACTTTGCTGAGTGAATCTTCTATAAACAAAACCTTAGTAAAGAATGATGGGGATTCTTTCGATTCGCTTGAATCATTAGAAAGAGACCTTAATATACGATCAGCGTGGAATTGAGCAAAGTGATCCTCGTTTACAACCCTACCACCACCAATAAGTACCGCGGCAAACACTGAACCAAGCCCTGTTGCATATGCAAATCTGCGCAAATATTTTCTTTCCATTTAAGCTTCGTAAGATAGCACTTTCTAGCCTAGTTTTCAATTAAAACTCTGTTTAAGGTAGGGCACCTCTCAATGAATCAAGGTGCCACTTTAAATCCTCTTATTTTCCGTATATCTGCATCTCTGCATCTCTAATTTGCTACAATCTCAAGTTATATGGCTTACAAATATAAGCACGCGGCAGTTGGCGGAACATTCGATCTTCTGCACAAAGGCCACGAAACTCTTCTTTTGGCCGCTTTTAAAGCGGGAGAGAAGGTAACAATCGGAGTCACTTCCGACTCGATGAATAAAAGGGTCGACAAGATTACTTTCCAAAGTGAAAGTGAAAGGCTTCAAAACGTCCGCAAATTTATAAGCGACAACAAGTTCACAAAGCAAGCAAAAATAGTGACTATCACCGACATCTATGGCCCGACCATAAAGGATAAAACATTCGACGTTCTTGTCACCTCTAAAGAGAGACTAAAAAATGCAGGCGAAATAAACAAGGAAAGAAAAGCAAAAAAGCTCAAAAAACTACCCTTAATCGTCACGCCAATCATCTTGGCCGCTGATAAAAAACCAATTTCATCAACTAGAATCAAGGCCGGAGAAATTAATAGGGGAGGCAAAGTTTATAAAAATTTGCTCGCCAAAGTCCTAAACAAACGGCTGAGTGAAACTACCAGGCAGAAACTTAAAAAACCTTTCGGAAAAATTACCAAGAGTCTTACAAAATCGGAAGGCCCAACAATTGCAGTCGGTGACGCGACAGTTGCAAGCCTACTTAAGACCAAAATACTTCCAAAGCTCTCGGTTATCGATTTTAAAGTTCAAAGGAAGATTGTTTACCAAAGTTTAAACCAACTAGGCTTTATACACCCAAACCCGGATGTGATCGTTAATAACGAAGCAGGCCAAATATCAGCAAGCCTTTCGCAGGAAATTGAAAACGCGCTTAAAAGCAAAAACAACGGTCAGGTAATCCTCGTTAACGGCGAGGACGATCTTGCTGTAATCCCTGTCGTTCTTCTTGCAAGACTTGGAACAACAGTTTATTACGGCCAGCCGAATGTCGGC from Candidatus Curtissbacteria bacterium includes these protein-coding regions:
- a CDS encoding pantetheine-phosphate adenylyltransferase is translated as MAYKYKHAAVGGTFDLLHKGHETLLLAAFKAGEKVTIGVTSDSMNKRVDKITFQSESERLQNVRKFISDNKFTKQAKIVTITDIYGPTIKDKTFDVLVTSKERLKNAGEINKERKAKKLKKLPLIVTPIILAADKKPISSTRIKAGEINRGGKVYKNLLAKVLNKRLSETTRQKLKKPFGKITKSLTKSEGPTIAVGDATVASLLKTKILPKLSVIDFKVQRKIVYQSLNQLGFIHPNPDVIVNNEAGQISASLSQEIENALKSKNNGQVILVNGEDDLAVIPVVLLARLGTTVYYGQPNVGLVKVYVDEVAKENLCTLLNLA